A genomic window from Pseudomonadales bacterium includes:
- the ruvB gene encoding Holliday junction branch migration DNA helicase RuvB codes for MIEDDRLISQAGKQEDQQDRAVRPNSLSDYRGQPVVREQMEIFIAAAQKRQESLDHTLIFGPPGLGKTTLANIIANEMQSELKTTSGPVLEKAGDLAAMLTNLEAGDVLFIDEIHRLSPHIEEVLYPAMEDFQLDIMIGEGPAARSIKIELPPFTLVGATTRAGLLTSPLRDRFGIVQRLEYYAVDDLAHIVQRAASILQIHIDHDACHEIAKRARGTPRIANRLLRRVRDYADVKNEGWVNLAMADAALNMLNVDEYGFDAMDRRLLLSMIEKFGGGPVGVDSLAAAISEERGTIEDVLEPYLIQQGFIMRTPRGRVVTARGYQHFGLSFRDSRAAQSSLDLEQSLEPNLEQDSQSLNQNE; via the coding sequence ATGATTGAAGACGACCGATTAATTTCTCAAGCTGGCAAGCAAGAAGATCAACAAGACCGTGCTGTTCGACCCAACTCACTGTCTGACTATCGAGGTCAGCCAGTGGTGCGCGAGCAAATGGAAATCTTTATTGCCGCGGCACAAAAAAGGCAGGAGTCTCTCGACCATACCCTTATCTTTGGCCCACCTGGGCTGGGTAAAACCACCTTAGCCAATATCATTGCCAATGAGATGCAGAGTGAGCTAAAGACCACCTCAGGCCCGGTGCTAGAAAAAGCCGGCGACCTAGCCGCTATGCTAACCAATCTGGAGGCGGGCGATGTACTATTCATTGACGAAATCCATCGTCTGAGCCCACATATCGAAGAAGTGTTATACCCCGCCATGGAAGACTTTCAACTCGATATTATGATTGGCGAGGGCCCAGCAGCACGCTCGATTAAAATTGAGCTACCGCCATTCACCCTGGTGGGCGCTACTACGCGAGCAGGCCTGCTAACCTCCCCACTGCGCGACCGTTTTGGCATTGTGCAGCGGCTTGAATATTACGCGGTCGACGACTTAGCCCATATTGTGCAACGTGCCGCCAGCATTTTGCAGATTCACATCGATCACGATGCCTGTCATGAAATTGCCAAACGCGCGCGCGGCACCCCGCGAATTGCTAATCGCCTGCTGCGACGGGTGCGAGATTATGCCGACGTTAAAAATGAAGGTTGGGTGAATCTCGCCATGGCAGATGCGGCCCTGAATATGCTAAACGTCGATGAATATGGCTTTGACGCCATGGATAGGCGCCTGCTCTTAAGCATGATTGAGAAATTCGGCGGCGGTCCGGTTGGTGTAGATTCGCTGGCGGCGGCTATCAGCGAAGAACGCGGCACTATCGAAGATGTGCTTGAGCCCTATCTGATTCAACAGGGCTTTATCATGCGCACACCTCGCGGACGCGTCGTAACCGCGCGCGGCTATCAACACTTCGGTTTATCTTTTCGCGATAGCCGTGCCGCCCAGTCTTCATTAGACCTTGAACAAAGCCTTGAGCCAAACCTAGAGCAAGACTCGCAAAGTCTGAATCAAAATGAATAA
- the ybgC gene encoding tol-pal system-associated acyl-CoA thioesterase: MTESLTHRFCWHTRAYIEDTDAGGIVYHANYLNFMERARTECLRQLGFDKQSIFDAACIFVVHSLHIDYKKPALLDDWLTVEAHIMHLKKSSIVFRQHIWREQTLLSEASVKIACIDKIQQKPCAIPEPIYQALQQAKHS; this comes from the coding sequence ATGACTGAATCACTGACCCACCGTTTTTGCTGGCATACACGCGCCTACATCGAAGACACCGATGCTGGCGGCATTGTCTATCACGCGAATTATCTGAATTTTATGGAACGTGCGCGCACTGAATGTCTACGTCAGCTCGGCTTTGATAAACAGTCAATTTTTGATGCTGCCTGTATTTTCGTGGTGCACTCTTTGCATATCGATTATAAGAAACCGGCCCTGTTAGACGATTGGCTGACGGTTGAAGCCCATATAATGCATTTAAAAAAAAGCTCAATCGTCTTTCGTCAGCATATCTGGCGTGAACAAACCTTATTATCTGAGGCCAGTGTAAAAATCGCCTGCATTGATAAAATACAACAAAAGCCTTGCGCCATACCTGAGCCAATTTATCAGGCATTACAACAAGCCAAACACTCTTAG
- the tolQ gene encoding protein TolQ yields the protein MNESLSFWTLVSEAGIVVQLVMLTLLLASFISWVMIIQRLIFFKKAQRDNNKFEDKFWSGVELSALYRQASHSQAMSGSESIFRAGFKEYTRLRQQAGADGDAIMQGTERAMRVAMSRAEEKLDRHLPFLATVGSTSPYIGLFGTVWGIMNAFRSLANLQQATIATVAPGISEALIATAIGLFAAIPAVMAYNRYAAKSDALLKKYQTFSEEFSAILHRQAHSKPKQG from the coding sequence ATGAACGAATCATTATCATTTTGGACGCTGGTATCTGAGGCAGGCATTGTCGTACAGTTAGTTATGCTGACATTGTTATTGGCCTCTTTTATATCATGGGTAATGATTATTCAGCGGCTGATTTTTTTTAAAAAAGCGCAACGCGACAACAATAAATTTGAAGACAAGTTCTGGTCAGGTGTTGAGCTGTCAGCACTGTATCGCCAAGCTTCCCATTCACAGGCGATGAGTGGCAGTGAAAGTATATTCCGCGCCGGTTTTAAAGAATATACACGCCTGCGGCAACAAGCCGGTGCCGACGGTGATGCGATCATGCAAGGCACAGAACGGGCAATGCGCGTCGCAATGTCGCGTGCAGAAGAAAAACTCGATCGCCACCTGCCATTTTTAGCTACGGTTGGCTCAACCTCGCCTTACATCGGCCTATTTGGCACGGTATGGGGTATTATGAACGCCTTTCGTTCCTTAGCGAATTTACAGCAGGCAACGATTGCAACCGTCGCCCCCGGCATTTCAGAGGCATTAATCGCTACCGCTATTGGCTTGTTTGCCGCGATCCCTGCAGTTATGGCATATAACCGCTATGCAGCAAAATCCGATGCACTGTTGAAAAAATACCAGACTTTCTCCGAAGAATTTTCTGCTATTTTGCATCGCCAAGCGCACTCTAAGCCCAAGCAAGGTTAA